AATATAGTAAATGTAAAAGAGAAGGACACAACAGACAtcgatgtccaatgcaatctgaaaGTGAAAgttgttaaattaattgatttatgtattttgtttgTCTACTTCAATGAAATGGTAACTATCCATGAtcagtttgtttttttaattatttattattatatttttgtgtgcgACATAATCTGCATCCACtactaaatattcataacataAACGATAATAGaagtctaaaatttaaattaaaaacatataataaaatatttaaatagtaaattgaaaatcaatcGTCATGATGTCCGTGATGATGTGAGGATGTATCACATGGGCGTTCCCATCTTCGTGCTTGTCTATCAGGATTTATTCTGCCACGATGTCTCCCCTCTTCAACTTGGTCAGCCTCAGCAGAAAATTGGTGACGTAAATCAACACCTAATCATTCATCCATGTATTGCTCCGGGCACATTCCATTGAGTACCTAATGGGGTATTAGGTGTTGGAATTAAAGCATCATGTTGTTGTGAAGGGATCATAGTAGGCCATGAAAAATTGAGATATGTCTCCGCAGCACCACCTAATGAATGTTCGCTTGCAGAAATATCACTTTGATGACCTTTGAATGGATACCTATGTCGGATACTGAAAAAATGTTGGTggtgtgtaatacattccatggacACGCTCTACCAGCTGTGGATACAAATATGGTTCCGCTTCATCAGTCTCCCTTCGTCTGGCTATGCCTTGAGTTTTAACACTTGATTGGAGAATATTAAACTCTTGTGCTAGACATTCATGTTTTGTTGCTGGAACATGTAACATAGGTTCAGtgattctctctttctttcaagataaaatgattattttctcCACATACGGTACTAGATCATTCACTGTCCATGTATTTCTCCCTTGTGGAGACACCATGTACTGTAATGTCTCTACAACTTCAGCGTGCAATTATTAGGTGTTTAAATTAATGGACTAAAATTCCATAAATAATTTGAActtaaatattcataaaaaaataaaaaaatactaatgtagttatgtttgcatttttagGATCAACAAATATCTTCGTTTTTCGCCTATATCACACCTTATAGTAggagttaaaactcaataggccTTCTTGTTGAAGATAACCGTCGACCCTAAAGTCATCTCGATTGTTCCCTTGATTGATCATTGGGCCTAACAGTTACTCCCAATTTTcatcatgtttttgtttcaatgttATGCTATGAATATTAAAGGGTTGCGAAGGACACCATGGAATtggttgttgcattccaaattgtctcAACACTCTATCAGGTTGATGCCACTCAATAACTTGGATACAAATTAGTGGCACCACCGTACACTACGCTACAGTTTCAACTAAACAAATTGGAGGTAACATTGATTTGTTGTGTATGGCTCCTACACAAATTGCATATAATTCCAATGTTGTTTATTTTCAGCAAAATATGACATTTAAATGTTATTATCTCATGTTGTTTCATAATATCTAATTTGCGACAAAAAagtttcaaatcatcattgccGATATGTTGATTTCCTCGTCGTAGTCacctaaaaaaaatgataaattaatataagttacattattaataattttgaaatgaaatctaattttttaaacgaCTAACCTGTGTCCAActggtttattttttattagtggaAGAATCTTCTTTGGAGCCAAATTTGTACCTCACTCTCATGCCTACATTTGTATTAAGACGCACATACCtccaattgatttaattttataatcggTGACCCTGCACATCCCTCTATATAAATAACCAAGTACGATAACATGTGCCCCCATGTATACGTCCTACACTCTCTAAAGTCTTGTAAAAAATGCAGGTACCTTAGAAAAACTTTGCTACTGTATTTGTCAACAAATAAGACACCTCCGATGAATCTTAGGATCCATGCACGTGTAAACCTTTCAACTTGTTGTAAGTTGCCGTCATGGTTATTTAATTCTGAAAAATACTGAGTCAGACAACTTAATTTAATCAAGCTGCACCTTGAAGTTCACATTCTTCTGATCTGACCCCTAACAATTCTTCATATAAATCAGCCCAATCAAGGTTTGTTGGACCAATTGATGGTAATCCATTCATACAGAGACCTAATAAAACAGAtacatcttgaagagtaataGTGCACTCTCCACATTTCATGTGAAAAATATGTGTTTTGGGCATCTATGAAGACGCTAATTAAtgttgcatttatttttaaagatctcattttcataatccaGTAAAAACCAAATTGCCGAAGTAGAGGAACAATTTCTTCTGGTATTTGTTCTTGACCTTGATATGTTAGGACAACTCGtctaatgtataattttttttatcttcttcctCATTTCAAATATGTTGTGAAATAAGCATCCCATAACACGTCATCGTCAACTGGActagatttaatttttatatttgatgaagatgatgaaaaTACCATTAatactgcaaaataaaatataatacaataagtGACAAAGAATTGCATGAAAGCCTTTTCATGAtttcatcaatgccactttcaaTATTTATAGTGGACTTTCTCGTTAGTTATTTGGTCATTGGTAATATAGATAGAAAAGCCTTCATGGCCATCTGCATGTAACGAAcgaggaaaaaaaaggaaattttgacaTGATTTATATTACTAATAGAAAAGTCCTTGATAATCTGCATGGTAACAATAAGATtaggaaaattttaattttttaagagtttaatttccatgtattattataaagatcgtctatttttttacattagtaatcaattaaaagtaatctaaatataatttttaaaaataattatattataaaaattaataaatttatcatacataataatgcaaaataaatatatcatacacctctataataacaaaaaaaattaaataacaacacaaaaaatacatattacCGGTACCAACAATGTGTAGATAGAAGCGTTTTGCCACTACCACCAGCGTTTCCCCACCACCACGGAAGGGTGTTATATAAAGGGGAGGGGGAGAGGGTGGGGGGCCAAAATTTAAATGGAGGATTAATTTCCCTCCCACCTTCAACGAAACAAGCAAAAGCTGGCCCCTACCCACTGCACGCTACGCCTGCAACCTGCCCCTATGCTGCACCCTGTTTCGCCAGTTTGGACGGTGAAACGTTCCTGATCACGCTGTTTCGCCAGTTTGGACGGCAAAACGTTCCTGATCCTGCTGTTTCGCCAGTTTGGACAACGAAATGCAAGAATTAAGATTTGAGTTAATGACCAAATGGACAAAATAtgtaaggaaaaagaaagaggtaaaaatcatcaaaaggaACATATGCCAAAATTTGAGTTCAGGTGGACAGGTGTGTATTGAAAATTCATTTCTACTGAGAAAGGATGCGTTTTCTTTTTCaggaaacaaatttaaaatattgtttgaaaTTACTTTtgaggaaaacaaaaataattttcttagaaCTGGAAATAGATTAGCGAACATCAATATATTTTGGAGCAAATGCCACATACAGTGATGATAACTGAGCACTTGAAAAGCTTAGTCAAAGTTCCCAATGTGCATGCCATGTAAATGAGATCAAGataagaaaaaacaaagcaaaattggcATGTTTTGGAATTTCTGATTATAAAAACACATTCATGTAAATTAAAAGCAGAGAAATAATGCTCCCCACAGACATTCATGCATGAATAGCTCATTATAAGCGTGATTAAATAAACTAACCTTCCCAGGCTTTACTGTGCTCACGTCTTCTAGAGAACATATAACACACTGCCACGAAAAGTAATAAGTTTTAGTTACAAAAGGTTtgcataaaaaaacacaaacttgtTCTGCTTGGTTCATCATGGCCTGATTCTCAGCTTGTAATACATTAAATGTACAAAACTTgctttaaaaatactaattgataggtttttgtttgttaaaaattaagttaGGTAAAGCAGAAAGAGTAAAATAATCAGCATACCTGAACTGGGAAATCCATTTGCGGTCTCCGGGTTGACCAATCAATATTATCCCAATTCACTGATGGTGGAAACATTTTGTAGTCCTTTTGCATGAATAAACCCTTATACATGATAATGTGAAGTTATAGGCCACTTTGAaaggaaatttttaaaatgtcaatACCATTTTACATCATATATATTAGACCTGGCATTCTTCTGCAATGATATTGATATCTTCCAGCCATTTAACAGACCGGGCCCCAATGACACTAGGAACAACCACACGTAATGGATACCCATGATCCCTGTTAAGAGGCTAATGAAAGGGAATGGGTTATTAACTGAGCTGAAAACACTAACtaatataatatcataattcaccaatcaaaaccaaaaagaaaaatccagTTGTAATTTCCCACTGAAAGTACAATGGATAAGTTTTACAAAGGACAAAGATTAAAGATGCTTATGGTTTGATCAACAAAGCTAGCCTACGATCACTACTACTCATGCATCTCCCTAGATGTTCATCACTTTACCCCTGAAGAGATGTTTTTTAACTGAGTATTTTATTTGATAGCTAATCTTATTTATCCTACTGAGAATTTATAGGGTATGGGTGAAAAtgtaggaaaagagaaaaaggtagGGTTCCTCGTCAAACCATTCAAGCTAAAGTTGAATTTATAGGGTATATGCAGGACATATCGATGGAAAAGAAATTGCACTTGTTGAGTGGATCAGAGAAGGTAGGGTTCCTCTACAAGCCATTCAAgctaaaattgattgttgttactATACAGTTCAAGCTATTTATGGGGTTTTAGGGATAAAAAATTTGGACATTAtctaaataaagaataatatatttttctttatttttagtgtcctatatttattttatataaacaaaaaaaaaattactcgaTTTTTATTCCCCAAAAATTATCAATCTCAGGTAAAAAAGATACTTGATTTATATTAGATGTATTTCACTAGTGCTTGACTTATTGGAATAAATAGGTGTTACTGTTTTGGATTATAATACATTTCATATCATTCTTATTGACAAATTAAACAATGAAACCTGCAGCTCTTctataaaaatatgagaaaCCTACTGTGTGGCATGAATCAtagagaatattttttatatttgtttcttatagAAAGTAATAAATCTCAGAaacaaaaaacttgaaaactttaGTACTGCAAGAAGATAGCATACAAAAAGTCAGATTCACTTACTTCACCATTCATTTCATAAGCTAGTAGAACATCTGCTTCAGGATTTGTGGCCTGACTGAGTGGTATTGAAGCCTTGTATGGACCCCCATTTTCCtcctataagtttttttaatattgaaagGAATCAACAGAACATTTTCAATTGAATGGTACAAGTAATCAAAATGAATTCAAGGTGTCTATAGAGTAAACATACAAGCCATAGTCATCACCTTGCACTTATCAACGCTTATAAATTCCACATGTCTTCCACCAAATCGAGTGACACTAGTCAACTTTGGAATTCCAACAAGTTCTAGAACATCAGACAATTTGGCACCACCCCAAATAGCTGAGAAAGGCAAATATAATGAAACAGTGATTAGCACACAAgacttattatattaaaaaatttagtttgtAGCTAAGCACTCAAGGGACATCGTAGTTGCTTTGTGAAATACTTAATCCAGAGATTCAATCCTAGCACACTTTGATTTACTTACATGTTGGCATCCCCTCCCCCCTTCTCATACCAGAACTTAGACTTCCTTCCCAAACAGAAAAAGTCCATCGAGACTCAAGGTGAAACATAAATAACTCAAGCTTCTTCATTCCTTGATCACATCAATTTTCATCTCACTAATCCAACAAAGTTGACAATACTAACCATTTCCAATAGCAGAAACATCCCAGCCAACTCCCTTTACTGTTTTGATCTTG
This genomic interval from Glycine max cultivar Williams 82 chromosome 5, Glycine_max_v4.0, whole genome shotgun sequence contains the following:
- the LOC100808993 gene encoding sulfite oxidase isoform X6, with the protein product MLPKYSVTATLQCAGNRRTAMSKIKTVKGVGWDVSAIGNAIWGGAKLSDVLELVGIPKLTSVTRFGGRHVEFISVDKCKEENGGPYKASIPLSQATNPEADVLLAYEMNGEPLNRDHGYPLRVVVPSVIGARSVKWLEDINIIAEECQGLFMQKDYKMFPPSVNWDNIDWSTRRPQMDFPVQCVICSLEDVSTVKPGKQDQERFAVQTGETA
- the LOC100808993 gene encoding sulfite oxidase isoform X4 — its product is MKDIWMLPKYSVTATLQCAGNRRTAMSKIKTVKGVGWDVSAIGNAIWGGAKLSDVLELVGIPKLTSVTRFGGRHVEFISVDKCKEENGGPYKASIPLSQATNPEADVLLAYEMNGEPLNRDHGYPLRVVVPSVIGARSVKWLEDINIIAEECQGLFMQKDYKMFPPSVNWDNIDWSTRRPQMDFPVQCVICSLEDVSTVKPGKQDQERFAVQTGETA
- the LOC100808993 gene encoding sulfite oxidase isoform X3 produces the protein MSEFLLGFAMIQRMLPKYSVTATLQCAGNRRTAMSKIKTVKGVGWDVSAIGNAIWGGAKLSDVLELVGIPKLTSVTRFGGRHVEFISVDKCKEENGGPYKASIPLSQATNPEADVLLAYEMNGEPLNRDHGYPLRVVVPSVIGARSVKWLEDINIIAEECQGLFMQKDYKMFPPSVNWDNIDWSTRRPQMDFPVQCVICSLEDVSTVKPGKQDQERFAVQTGETA
- the LOC100808993 gene encoding sulfite oxidase isoform X1 produces the protein MLSLLHSVLYLAVLFFLFSVFRNRGFFFTGLVYSFSSYNYYFHDIFQAVFHCVYKIYDSIRFMFQNSKISRTGDDFNYDSIAFIQDLFDYLLGGSWISQSDSGLSFIQELITTQSVLKKRILDLVFLLLCKNVTMLFDDRMLPKYSVTATLQCAGNRRTAMSKIKTVKGVGWDVSAIGNAIWGGAKLSDVLELVGIPKLTSVTRFGGRHVEFISVDKCKEENGGPYKASIPLSQATNPEADVLLAYEMNGEPLNRDHGYPLRVVVPSVIGARSVKWLEDINIIAEECQGLFMQKDYKMFPPSVNWDNIDWSTRRPQMDFPVQCVICSLEDVSTVKPGKQDQERFAVQTGETA
- the LOC100808993 gene encoding sulfite oxidase isoform X8, which gives rise to MSKIKTVKGVGWDVSAIGNAIWGGAKLSDVLELVGIPKLTSVTRFGGRHVEFISVDKCKEENGGPYKASIPLSQATNPEADVLLAYEMNGEPLNRDHGYPLRVVVPSVIGARSVKWLEDINIIAEECQGLFMQKDYKMFPPSVNWDNIDWSTRRPQMDFPVQCVICSLEDVSTVKPGKQDQERFAVQTGETA
- the LOC100808993 gene encoding sulfite oxidase isoform X7, whose amino-acid sequence is MKKLELFMFHLESRWTFSVWEGSLSSGMRRGEGMPTSIWGGAKLSDVLELVGIPKLTSVTRFGGRHVEFISVDKCKEENGGPYKASIPLSQATNPEADVLLAYEMNGEPLNRDHGYPLRVVVPSVIGARSVKWLEDINIIAEECQGLFMQKDYKMFPPSVNWDNIDWSTRRPQMDFPVQCVICSLEDVSTVKPGKQDQERFAVQTGETA
- the LOC100808993 gene encoding sulfite oxidase isoform X2; amino-acid sequence: MLSLLHSVLYLAVLFFLFSVFRNRGFFFTGLVYSFSSYNYYFHDIFQAVFHCVYKIYDSIRFMFQNSKISRTGDDFNYDSIAFIQDLFDYLLGGSWISQSDSGLSFIQELITTQSVLKKRILDLVFLLLCKNVTMLFDDRMLPKYSVTATLQCAGNRRTAMSKIKTVKGVGWDVSAIGNAIWGGAKLSDVLELVGIPKLTSVTRFGGRHVEFISVDKCKEENGGPYKASIPLSQATNPEADVLLAYEMNGEPLNRDHGYPLRVVVPSVIGARSVKWLEDINIIAEECQGLFMQKDYKMFPPSVNWDNIDWSTRRPQMDFPVQCVICSLEDVSTVKPGKDQERFAVQTGETA
- the LOC100808993 gene encoding sulfite oxidase isoform X5, producing the protein MKDIWMLPKYSVTATLQCAGNRRTAMSKIKTVKGVGWDVSAIGNAIWGGAKLSDVLELVGIPKLTSVTRFGGRHVEFISVDKCKEENGGPYKASIPLSQATNPEADVLLAYEMNGEPLNRDHGYPLRVVVPSVIGARSVKWLEDINIIAEECQGLFMQKDYKMFPPSVNWDNIDWSTRRPQMDFPVQCVICSLEDVSTVKPGKDQERFAVQTGETA